The following proteins are co-located in the Manihot esculenta cultivar AM560-2 chromosome 9, M.esculenta_v8, whole genome shotgun sequence genome:
- the LOC110622635 gene encoding GDSL esterase/lipase EXL3-like: MLLLNKFFFSAEELGIKDTLPAYLDSTVASADLITGVTFASGGAGYDPLTSKLASVISLADQLEYFKEYIEKLKRLVGEEKTQFILSNSLYLVVAGSDDIANTYFILRARKLQYDVAGYTDLMANYASTFVQVNFCKLFSPITTTCRS, from the exons ATGTTattgttaaataaattttttttttcagctgAAGAATTAGGAATCAAAGACACACTGCCGGCCTATTTGGACTCAACGGTGGCGTCTGCAGATCTCATAACAGGAGTCACGTTTGCTTCAGGCGGCGCAGGATATGATCCCTTGACATCAAAATTAGcc TCGGTCATTTCCTTAGCTGATCAATTGGAATACTTCAAAGAATATATAGAGAAGCTGAAACGACTTGTCGGAGAAGAAAAAACACAATTCATCTTAAGCAATAGCTTGTATTTAGTGGTGGCAGGCAGCGACGACATAGCCAACACCTATTTTATTCTACGTGCTAGAAAATTACAATATGATGTTGCTGGCTACACCGATCTTATGGCTAATTATGCTTCTACTTTCGTCCAGGTAAATTTTTGCAAATTATTTTCTCCAATTACTACAACGTGTAGAAGCTAA